Within the Cervus canadensis isolate Bull #8, Minnesota chromosome 17, ASM1932006v1, whole genome shotgun sequence genome, the region ttattcataaGATGCTCTTGCTTCAACTCACATGGGACTGGGTTGTTTAGAGCTCCTCATGCCATCCTttccattcctctttcttctGTCCTCATACTGGTGAGAGTGTTGGGGTCATCTGCTTGTTTAGGATGGCCTGGCCCAGAGACATCTGAGAGGTGGCTCTCTGGACTTGGGACAGAGAATATTAGTGGGGAGTAAGTATTAGATGACTGGCATTTGTTTTCCCTTCACCAGTCACCAGCATTTCTGGAGAGGAAGCCCCTCCTGAAAATCAAAAACACACTGATTCGGGTGGGACAGCCCCCAAGTGTGCTTGAGGGGTGCTGGATACCTCAGCACAATCGAATCATGTCCCTCATTGCCGAAGGACCCAGTGATGGTTTTATTCTGGTTCAGTGAATATCAAGTTCAGGACTTTCGTTCAGAATTTTGGGATAAGAAAGGCTCTCTTTGTTACAGAAAACTTATATTTAAACAGGAGATTCTAAATCCTCCAAAAATGTGAGGCTAGAACCCTGACAAAATAGGAAATGGGGTTGATGTTTGGGGCACTTGGATGAGTCCAGGTCTCTCTGCTCCTAAAGCAAGTCCAGTCTCTGCCTCACACTTGGCCCCAAGTAGAGCCCCACACCATAGTCCTCAACAACGTGCTCTCTACTCACAGACTCTAGCTCTCCTCCGGCCCCCGAGCTTCTCAAGTACAGGAGCCATGTCTCTGTTATCCCTGCAGCTCACTTATTGGGTAATTCTTCATGCTTTCCCTAGAATCAAAGAAGACCCAAGAGTGGAGAAATGAAGACACTCTTGCTTCAGTCACTGAAGGCCTCTGGGGACCCAGCTCCTCCCCTGGCTGCACCCTAGCCTCCACTTTCCTGTTCTTCCTCTTGCTTTGTGACTCTGCAGTGGGAGAGCAAGTGTGGTGACTGCTGTTCTCACCTCTCCCACAGCAGAGAACATGGGCACACGTGGCGTGCTCACACCCAGCTGGGGTGATGCACAGCTCGGGGAGGTCTGTGGGGTCACTGagcctcccctccttccttcctctgtgctTTGTGTCTGGAAGGGAGAAACCCCAGCAGCTCTGACTGGGCAGACCTTCTGGAAGAAGCAGCTACTCCTGCTTCTGATGGCCTTTCTTCTGCCTCCTGGGCTGGACAGTTGAGTGACCATCCCCATTCCTGACAGGGTCGCCCATCTCACTAAACCTCCCTCAGTCCTGGCCCTTCTGCTCAGCTCCAATGTCTGAACCAGCTCCCATCCCAACCAAGACTACACGTTCGATGCTGCATAGACACTCAGCAAGGATGGATGGTAGGAAGCAAGCTTTCACTAAAAGCTTTGTAGCGCTCAGCCTCTCTCTCACCACCGGTAAAGTGGGTTGTGCATTTGGTGGAGGATGTGAAGCTACAAAACACAAGTAAGAAAATTCCTCACTCCAGCCAGGAAAGGACAACTCAGACCAACCATCCATAGTACGGGAGTTGTCAGCGGACCCAACTTAAAAACCAGAGAAACTTGTCCGTTTCCCCCACCCTTCACTCCTTCCCAGAAGAGGAGCCCAGGGTGTGATTGGTCAGAAATGGCTAGATGACAGCACCCAAAGCTCTCTGGGTGTCGTTACTCTTCCCTAGGCcccaggcagttttttttttctgcaccagTGTCCTTGGCAGGGTCCTCCCCAATCCCTGTGGTCTTAAATCCCACCAGTACTATCCCCACCAAACCTCAGCCAAAAGCTAATTGGAAGCCATTGACGTGTGCAGTCAACAGATGTTTAGTGCGATCCTGGGATGCATTATGCCCTAGGACATGAGGATTTTAGAAAACCCAACTCCATAATCTCATAGGTGGATTATTAGAAAATGACACCAATCAGGATGTTAGCAGAGGCTCAGAGGGTCCAGGAGACACCATGAGAATGAGGGCTCATCGGGGATCCCATCCATGATCTTCTGAGCTTCACCCTCTGGAAGGCAGTCTTAGGCCtctccatatgtgtgtgtgaatcagGGCACGGAGAACAATACTGAGGTTTGGGGTTCAGAAAAGCTTATCCCACTGCAGTGAGACCCTGGGGGACTCTCCCCTAGTGTCTGTTGGGCACCGTTCACCCACCTTGACTGCCACCTTCCCGAACCTCCCTTCTAACCATagcctctcccatctccccatcTTTCAGCCTTTTCTTTCAGAGGAGATCACTGGGGGCCACGAGGCCAAGCCCCACTCCTGCCCCTACATGGCTTTCATTCAGTTTCTGGGTGAGAAGAGTTGGAAGAGGTGTGGCGGTGTCCTCACACAAAAGGACTTTGTTCTGACAGCTGCTCACTGCAGAGGGAGGTGAGGGGCAGTAGCCAGCCTACCCTTCCTGACACCTGGACAGGGACCTGTCCTCTCCCCAGGAGCTGAGCCCAGGGGTACCCCTCCTCCGCCCCAGGATCCTGGAAATCAGGACCACAAGAGCTCATCAAACAAGCCATCTTAGGAGCAGGACTAGGGTGATGAAAAGCCTAGAAACAGGACAGGTAAGTTTTGAGGTCTGTGGGTCGGAGGTGAGAACAAGAGACAGGGTTGAGAAGGGCTGACCCACAATGGCCAAATAAAGCATCACAGAAGGACGAGAGTGTGCATGAGAGCCAAACCCAAGCTCAGAGCCACTTCACAATATTGCTGAGAAAGCTCCCGGGAGCCCTGCCCTCATGTCACCGAGAAGCACAGGGCCCAGAGTCACTCAGCCCCAGGACTGACTGTCACCTCAACTCCCCCTCAGCTGCTGCCCTGCCCTGGTGTCAGCTGCCTATCACAGCTCCTGGGCTGTATCTCCGGTGACCGCATGATCCCCACacccctgctctgccctccttGCAGCTCAGTCAACGTTACCCTGGGGGCCCACAACATCAAACAGCAGGAGAGGACCCAGCAGGTCATCCAGGTGAGGAGAGCCATCCGCCACCCAGACTATAATCCTAAGAACTTCTCCAACGACATCATGTTACTGCAGGCAAGGAAAACGCCCCACTGGCCCTGCCCTCCTGAGATCAGATCATTGCCCTCCCAGGAGCTCCtgcccctttcctccttcccatcGTGGCCGCCTGACCAGTCTCAGGGGGAGAGGTGAGAGATGGGGTCCATGCAGCctcatcatggcatccaggccagAGGACCACCGGCTGAGCCAGAGTCTTGTCTCTTCCCACCAGCTGGAGAGAAAGGCCAAGCAGACGTCAGCTGTGAAGCCCCTTAGTCTGCCCAGGGCCAAGGCCCGGGTGAGGCCAGGACAGTGTGCAGTCTGGCCGGCTGGGTCAGGTGGCCCTGGGCGCTCCAGCCACCTCCCTGCAGGAGGCAGAGCTGATGGTGCAGGAGGACCGGGTGTGCGAAACCCTCTGACCCAGGCACTGCAGCCGGGCCAGCCAGATTTGTGTCGGGGACCCAAGGAAGGCGAAGACCGGCTTCAAGGTCAGTTTTCCCGCATCTAAGCACACAGACCCGGGAGGTATGCGTAGGGCAGAGGCCGTATCTTCATCCTCAGCTGAGAGCTTTGGCAGCCTGGTCCTTGAATccagtgttttgcttttttttccgaGTGGGTCAGGAAGCATCAGTCATCCCACAGCTGTCTTATCACCAGAGTTTC harbors:
- the LOC122419673 gene encoding granzyme H-like; the protein is MAFIQFLGEKSWKRCGGVLTQKDFVLTAAHCRGSSVNVTLGAHNIKQQERTQQVIQVRRAIRHPDYNPKNFSNDIMLLQLERKAKQTSAVKPLSLPRAKARGDSGGPRVCKKVVHGTFSYGKMNGIPPGVFTQVSHFLP